One Hordeum vulgare subsp. vulgare chromosome 4H, MorexV3_pseudomolecules_assembly, whole genome shotgun sequence DNA window includes the following coding sequences:
- the LOC123446226 gene encoding RING-H2 finger protein ATL74-like gives MRRLSDAGEATPLVTPAAAAAAGGTLASPAAAGSNANFDANMVIILAALLCVLIFALGLNSVIRCVLHCGRRLTPSSSLAASATTARTTTSVHVQAGLKRKALRKIPVEVYGGTKSSCGALPATATECAICLGEFADGEKVRVLPRCHHGFHVRCIDMWLATHTSCPNCRASLAEDGAADASGGGR, from the coding sequence ATGCGGCGGCTCAGCGACGCCGGGGAGGCCACGCCGCTCGTCACCCCCgcggcggccgcggcggcgggCGGCACCTTGGCGTCGCCGGCCGCTGCGGGGAGCAACGCCAACTTCGACGCAAACATGGTGATCATCCTCGCCGCGCTGCTCTGCGTCCTCATTTTCGCGCTCGGGCTCAACTCCGTCATCCGCTGCGTTCTCCACTGCGGCCGCCGGCTCACGCCGTCGTCGAGCCTCGCCGCCAGCGCCACCACGGCGAGGACGACGACATCCGTGCACGTGCAGGCGGGGCTGAAGAGGAAGGCGCTGAGGAAGATACCCGTAGAGGTGTACGGCGGGACCAAGTCCTCCTGCGGCGCCCTCCCGGCCACGGCCACGGAGTGCGCCATCTGCCTTGGCGAGTTCGCCGACGGCGAGAAGGTGCGCGTGCTTCCGCGGTGCCACCACGGATTCCACGTCCGCTGCATCGACATGTGGCTCGCCACGCACACCTCCTGCCCCAACTGCCGGGCGTCGCTCGCTGAGGACGGCGCCGCCGACGCCAGCGGCGGAGGGAGATAG